The following proteins come from a genomic window of Methylorubrum populi:
- the pabB gene encoding aminodeoxychorismate synthase component I — MTAEPMVWTREIPFIEPVAAAARLARWPGFAFLDSAMPHDTLGRVSVLAADPFARFRYRDGRATLDGHAVPGRPLEALRACLAPYRLAPRADLPAFPGAAIGYFAYDLGASLERVDPPARRAGLTDDVAFNLYDTLLAVDHGRRRCLLIATGFPETDPQAREARAKARLDAFADGLAAAAEPSPEWAGTPLAWRSNFSRQAYEEAVEKVRDYIRAGDIYQANIAQRFAADLPPGFDPFAFYRRLRETNPATFGAYLAFEGLTVASSSPERFLKLEGRAVETRPIKGTVRRDPDPARDAEIAAALQANPKERAENIMIVDLLRNDLSRVCEPGSVRVPTLCGVESYAGIHHLVSVVTGTLREGADALDLIEKTFPGGSITGAPKLRAMDIITEIEGDARELYCGAIGALGFDGSLDTSIAIRTVFMDGAQAVLQAGGGVTLLSEPGPEYEETLTKAARVFAAFEPAFEAEGTP; from the coding sequence ATGACGGCCGAACCCATGGTCTGGACCCGCGAGATCCCCTTCATCGAACCGGTTGCGGCCGCCGCGCGGCTCGCCCGGTGGCCCGGGTTCGCCTTCCTCGACAGCGCCATGCCGCACGACACGCTGGGCCGCGTCTCGGTGCTGGCCGCCGACCCGTTCGCGCGCTTCCGCTACCGCGACGGCCGCGCGACGCTCGATGGACACGCGGTGCCCGGCCGCCCGCTGGAGGCGCTGCGGGCCTGCCTCGCGCCCTACCGCCTCGCGCCGCGGGCCGACCTGCCGGCCTTTCCGGGCGCGGCGATCGGCTACTTCGCCTACGATCTCGGCGCGAGCCTGGAGCGGGTCGATCCGCCGGCCCGCCGGGCGGGGCTGACCGACGACGTCGCGTTCAATCTCTACGACACGCTGCTCGCCGTCGATCACGGGCGGCGCCGCTGCCTCCTGATCGCCACCGGCTTCCCCGAGACCGATCCGCAAGCGCGGGAAGCGCGCGCGAAGGCCCGGCTCGACGCCTTCGCCGATGGGCTCGCCGCAGCCGCCGAACCGTCCCCGGAATGGGCCGGAACCCCGCTCGCATGGCGCTCGAACTTTTCGCGGCAAGCCTATGAAGAGGCTGTCGAAAAGGTCCGAGATTACATCCGCGCCGGCGACATCTATCAGGCCAACATCGCCCAGCGCTTTGCCGCCGACCTGCCGCCCGGCTTCGACCCCTTCGCCTTCTACCGACGGCTTCGCGAGACCAACCCCGCGACCTTCGGCGCCTATCTCGCCTTCGAGGGGCTGACGGTGGCCTCCTCCTCGCCCGAGCGCTTCCTCAAGCTCGAGGGGCGGGCGGTCGAGACCCGGCCGATCAAGGGCACGGTGCGCCGCGACCCCGACCCGGCCCGCGACGCGGAGATCGCCGCCGCTCTCCAGGCCAATCCGAAGGAGCGGGCCGAGAACATCATGATCGTCGACCTGCTGCGCAACGACCTGTCGCGGGTCTGCGAGCCCGGCAGCGTGCGGGTGCCGACCCTGTGCGGGGTGGAATCCTATGCCGGCATCCACCATCTCGTATCGGTGGTGACGGGCACGCTGCGCGAGGGCGCCGACGCCCTCGACCTCATCGAGAAAACCTTTCCCGGCGGCTCGATCACCGGCGCGCCGAAGCTCAGGGCCATGGACATCATCACCGAGATCGAGGGCGACGCGCGCGAGCTCTATTGCGGGGCGATCGGCGCGCTCGGCTTCGACGGATCGCTCGACACCTCGATCGCCATCCGCACCGTGTTCATGGACGGCGCCCAAGCCGTGCTCCAAGCGGGCGGCGGCGTGACGCTGCTCTCCGAGCCCGGTCCCGAATACGAGGAGACGCTGACCAAGGCGGCCCGCGTCTTCGCGGCTTTCGAGCCGGCCTTCGAGGCGGAGGGCACGCCGTGA
- the rimO gene encoding 30S ribosomal protein S12 methylthiotransferase RimO — MTATASPSDTKGAAAPRISFVSLGCPKALVDSERILTHLRAEGYELSRRHDGADVVIVNTCGFLDSAKAESLQAIGDAMAENGRVIVTGCMGAQPDEIREKYPNLLAVTGPQAYESVVAAVHEAVPPAHDPFLDLIPPQGVKLTPRHYAYLKISEGCNNRCTFCIIPSLRGDLVSRPAGDVLREAEKLVKAGVKELLVVSQDTSAYGIDTRYATSPWRDREVRARFYDLASELGELGAWVRLHYVYPYPHVDEVIPLMAEGKILPYLDMPLQHASPSVLKRMRRPGNQEKQLDRIRRWREICPDLAIRSTFIVGFPGETEAEFEELLDWIREARLERVGCFEYEPVKGAPANDLGLLVPPEVKAERKRRFMEAQGLVSLRLQRAKVGKRLQVIIDEAGPSVARGRSKADAPEIDGSVHVASRRPVRPGDIVTVKIERADAYDLHGIAV; from the coding sequence ATGACCGCAACCGCCTCCCCCTCGGACACCAAGGGCGCCGCCGCGCCGCGGATCTCCTTCGTGTCGCTGGGCTGCCCCAAGGCGCTCGTCGATTCCGAGCGCATCCTCACCCATCTGCGCGCCGAGGGCTACGAGCTGTCGCGCCGCCACGACGGGGCGGACGTGGTCATCGTCAACACCTGCGGCTTCCTCGATTCGGCCAAGGCGGAATCGCTCCAGGCGATCGGCGACGCCATGGCCGAGAACGGCCGGGTGATCGTGACCGGCTGCATGGGCGCGCAGCCCGACGAGATTCGCGAAAAGTATCCGAACCTGCTCGCCGTCACCGGCCCGCAGGCCTACGAGTCGGTGGTCGCCGCCGTGCACGAGGCGGTGCCGCCCGCCCACGACCCGTTCCTCGACCTGATCCCGCCGCAGGGGGTCAAGCTCACCCCGCGCCACTACGCCTATCTGAAGATCTCCGAGGGCTGCAACAACCGCTGCACCTTCTGCATCATCCCGTCGCTCCGCGGCGATCTCGTCAGCCGCCCGGCGGGGGACGTGCTGCGCGAGGCCGAGAAGCTGGTGAAGGCCGGGGTGAAGGAGCTGCTGGTCGTCTCGCAGGACACCTCCGCCTACGGCATCGACACCCGCTACGCCACGAGCCCGTGGCGCGATCGGGAGGTGCGGGCCCGCTTCTACGATCTGGCTTCCGAACTCGGCGAGCTCGGGGCCTGGGTGCGGCTGCACTACGTCTACCCCTACCCGCATGTCGACGAGGTCATCCCGCTGATGGCCGAGGGCAAGATCCTTCCCTATCTCGACATGCCGCTCCAGCACGCGAGCCCCTCGGTGCTCAAGCGGATGCGCCGGCCCGGCAACCAGGAGAAGCAGCTCGACCGCATCCGGCGCTGGCGCGAGATCTGCCCGGATCTCGCCATCCGCTCGACCTTCATCGTCGGCTTCCCCGGCGAGACCGAGGCCGAGTTCGAGGAACTGCTCGACTGGATCCGCGAGGCGCGGCTCGAGCGGGTCGGCTGCTTCGAGTACGAGCCGGTCAAGGGCGCGCCCGCCAACGATCTCGGCCTGCTGGTGCCGCCGGAGGTGAAGGCCGAGCGCAAGCGCCGCTTCATGGAAGCGCAAGGCCTCGTCTCGCTCAGGCTGCAGCGGGCGAAGGTCGGCAAGCGCCTCCAAGTCATCATCGACGAGGCCGGCCCGAGCGTCGCGCGCGGCCGCTCCAAGGCCGACGCCCCGGAGATCGACGGCAGCGTCCACGTCGCCTCGCGCCGTCCCGTGCGGCCCGGCGACATCGTCACCGTGAAGATCGAGCGGGCCGACGCCTACGACCTGCACGGCATCGCGGTGTAG
- a CDS encoding DoxX family protein, whose translation MRDDRRGLRLGLIGLYGFIGTVHLVATDRFLPIMPGWVPAPRLVVIGTGLCEIAGALALFVPRLRRLAGLMLALYAVCVFPANIKQAVEGIPVPPIPDTWWYHGPRLALQPVMVWWALYAVRALDWPFAARSTDAGGAPR comes from the coding sequence ATGCGCGACGACCGCCGCGGGCTGCGCCTCGGTCTGATCGGCCTCTACGGCTTCATCGGTACCGTCCATCTCGTCGCCACCGACCGGTTCCTGCCGATCATGCCGGGCTGGGTGCCCGCGCCGCGCCTCGTCGTGATCGGCACCGGCCTGTGCGAGATCGCCGGCGCCCTGGCGCTGTTCGTGCCGCGGCTGCGGCGGCTCGCCGGCCTGATGCTCGCCCTCTACGCGGTCTGCGTGTTCCCGGCCAACATCAAGCAGGCGGTCGAGGGGATTCCCGTGCCGCCGATCCCCGACACGTGGTGGTATCACGGCCCCCGTCTGGCGCTTCAGCCGGTGATGGTGTGGTGGGCGCTCTACGCCGTGCGCGCTCTCGACTGGCCGTTCGCGGCGAGATCAACGGACGCGGGCGGAGCACCTCGTTAA
- the mazG gene encoding nucleoside triphosphate pyrophosphohydrolase produces the protein MDEAPIDRLLALMARLRDPERGCAWDVGQTYASIVPYTIEEAYEVADAVERGDRADLRDELGDLLLQVVFQARIAEEEGAFRFDDVAEAICAKLIRRHPHVFDASGAFLPRDRRPTDPAAIKAAWETIKARERAEKAAAGRGEAAGPLAGVSRALPALARADRISKRAAAVGFDWPDAAQVLAKVREEVDEVEESLGAGEPEAVFEEIGDLLFSVANLARHAGVDPEEALRRGTLKFERRFTAMAARLAAEGQILQDAPLPAMEAAWQAVKRDEKK, from the coding sequence ATGGACGAGGCGCCGATCGACAGGCTGCTGGCGCTGATGGCGCGGTTGCGCGATCCGGAGCGGGGCTGCGCCTGGGACGTGGGGCAGACCTATGCGAGCATCGTCCCCTACACGATCGAGGAGGCCTACGAGGTCGCCGACGCGGTCGAGCGCGGCGACCGGGCGGATCTGCGCGACGAACTCGGCGACCTGCTGCTCCAGGTCGTGTTCCAGGCCCGGATCGCCGAGGAGGAGGGCGCCTTCCGCTTCGACGACGTGGCCGAGGCGATCTGCGCCAAGCTGATCCGGCGCCACCCCCACGTCTTCGACGCCTCGGGCGCGTTCCTGCCCCGCGACCGGCGCCCGACCGATCCGGCGGCGATCAAGGCGGCCTGGGAAACCATCAAGGCGCGGGAGCGGGCGGAGAAGGCGGCGGCTGGTAGAGGGGAGGCGGCGGGTCCGCTGGCGGGGGTGTCGCGCGCCCTCCCCGCCCTCGCCCGGGCCGACCGGATCTCGAAGCGGGCGGCCGCCGTCGGCTTCGACTGGCCGGACGCGGCCCAGGTTCTCGCCAAGGTGCGCGAGGAGGTCGACGAGGTCGAGGAGAGCCTCGGTGCGGGCGAACCGGAGGCGGTGTTCGAGGAGATCGGCGACCTGCTGTTCTCGGTCGCCAACCTCGCCCGCCATGCGGGCGTCGATCCGGAGGAGGCGCTGCGGCGCGGCACCCTCAAGTTCGAGCGCCGCTTCACCGCCATGGCCGCCCGGCTCGCCGCCGAGGGCCAGATCCTGCAGGACGCCCCCCTCCCCGCCATGGAAGCCGCCTGGCAGGCGGTGAAGCGCGATGAGAAGAAGTGA
- a CDS encoding replication protein RepA: MSGLEAKIAAIRDPDLLAELEAARGGFLFAPIVEHLLFRQRERDAARAQEGAQAEAREAMGRDRRRRDAVREVIENEPTGPENLQHLHSVLALCGLPYRDPGDARDFVREYGRNSLSLSAGRLKNPVTGEMELQGLPYGPKARLVLLHLCTEAVRQRSPTIEVADSLSGFMKAMGFAVTGGERGTIGAFKEQLNRLAACSMQIGLWDGEGQASTLNVPPFRQLELWRRGEDGLVWQRTVSFHQDFYDSLIRHALPVDIRAARAFSGSARKLDLLFWTGYRLRALQRPLRLTWDNLHRQFGAENASLRSFRQAFKADLAGLLEVFPRLRIDLDEGGMLLHPADPGSLLVPPKAARPARAATVAARA, encoded by the coding sequence ATGTCGGGGCTGGAGGCCAAGATCGCCGCGATCCGCGACCCGGATCTGCTGGCGGAGCTGGAGGCGGCGCGGGGCGGGTTCCTGTTCGCGCCGATCGTCGAGCACCTGCTGTTCCGTCAGCGCGAGCGCGATGCCGCCCGGGCGCAGGAAGGTGCGCAGGCCGAGGCCCGCGAGGCCATGGGCCGCGACCGCCGTCGCCGCGACGCCGTGCGCGAGGTGATCGAGAACGAGCCCACCGGCCCGGAGAACCTCCAGCACCTGCATTCCGTGCTGGCCCTGTGCGGCCTGCCCTACCGCGATCCGGGCGACGCCCGCGACTTCGTGCGCGAATACGGCCGCAACTCGCTCAGCCTCTCGGCGGGGCGCCTCAAGAACCCGGTCACCGGTGAGATGGAGCTGCAGGGCCTGCCCTACGGCCCCAAGGCCCGGCTGGTGCTGCTGCATCTCTGCACCGAGGCGGTGCGCCAGCGCAGCCCGACCATCGAGGTCGCCGACAGCCTCTCCGGCTTCATGAAGGCCATGGGCTTCGCCGTCACCGGCGGCGAGCGCGGCACCATCGGCGCCTTCAAGGAACAGCTCAACCGGCTCGCCGCCTGCTCGATGCAGATCGGCCTGTGGGACGGGGAGGGGCAGGCCTCGACCCTCAACGTGCCCCCCTTCCGCCAGCTCGAATTGTGGCGGCGCGGCGAGGACGGCCTCGTCTGGCAGCGCACCGTCTCGTTCCATCAGGATTTCTACGACAGCCTGATCCGCCACGCCCTGCCGGTCGATATCCGCGCGGCGCGGGCCTTCTCCGGCTCGGCGCGCAAGCTCGACCTCCTGTTCTGGACCGGCTACCGGCTGCGCGCCCTGCAGCGCCCCCTGCGGCTCACCTGGGACAACCTGCACCGCCAGTTCGGGGCGGAGAACGCCAGCCTGCGAAGCTTCCGCCAGGCCTTCAAGGCGGACCTCGCCGGCCTGCTGGAGGTGTTCCCGCGGCTGCGGATCGACCTCGACGAGGGCGGCATGCTGCTCCACCCGGCCGATCCCGGCAGCCTGCTGGTGCCGCCCAAGGCCGCCCGCCCCGCGCGCGCGGCGACAGTCGCGGCCCGGGCCTGA
- a CDS encoding winged helix-turn-helix domain-containing protein — translation MVLSEAEALARLEELRRQRDALERQIADLLLYLDLGRRLGGPPAPAPAATDPAPRGDAPAPPPVSAPVAAPPAQPPVRSERPPAPAFADPVEGEAALSETVLARRYGRAVIEAALASLEEAGRPLHASEILARITEQGFSLPGQDPVAALNTRLWKRSGPGGPLKRLGEAVYAPADAEEG, via the coding sequence ATGGTCCTGTCGGAAGCCGAGGCCCTGGCGCGGCTGGAGGAGCTGCGCCGGCAACGCGACGCGCTCGAACGGCAGATCGCCGACCTCCTCCTCTATCTCGATCTCGGGCGCCGTCTCGGTGGCCCGCCCGCTCCGGCTCCGGCCGCAACGGACCCGGCTCCCCGGGGGGACGCGCCCGCCCCGCCTCCCGTGTCGGCTCCGGTCGCGGCCCCTCCGGCCCAGCCGCCGGTTCGATCCGAACGGCCGCCCGCGCCCGCCTTCGCCGATCCGGTCGAGGGCGAGGCGGCCTTGTCGGAGACGGTGCTCGCCCGCCGCTACGGCCGGGCGGTGATCGAGGCGGCGCTCGCCTCCCTGGAGGAGGCGGGCCGCCCGCTGCATGCCAGCGAGATCCTGGCGCGGATCACCGAGCAGGGCTTCTCCCTGCCGGGGCAGGATCCGGTGGCGGCGCTCAACACCCGGCTCTGGAAGCGCTCCGGTCCCGGCGGCCCGCTGAAGCGCCTCGGCGAGGCCGTCTACGCCCCGGCCGATGCGGAGGAGGGATAA
- a CDS encoding patatin-like phospholipase family protein — protein MPKLFNQLILRECSSPGPRAGHRVARPLALALVALTLSQGAMAGPAAKKSPDERPDYTAAQAATARPEGLPASVRIAGDDVRAFQALIDGAPRAADPWLVLSGGGENGAFAAGLLSGWSERGDRPEFGVVTGVSTGALIAPFAFAAPTIGAKADAALKENYTEISAADVFEFGGTRDSLTDTWPLKERIGRAVTPALLKAVAAEHAKGRRLLIVTTQVDSERPVVWDMGAIAKRGAESGDPRALALFRAIVLASTAVPGVFPPVAIPAEPADGAGTKAKPFAELHDDGGAMAPFYLAPAAALEGEARLRLPTDRVYLVVNNRLEPEFQMASRTTLSVLGRTMSAAIKAQTRAALALSKGYAERTGLDLRIALIDGRFAKTSEKPFDQPYMRALFAHGEALARDGSAFVQAHPPATALGRERRDVTESTGSVTASR, from the coding sequence ATGCCAAAACTGTTCAACCAACTGATCCTTCGAGAATGTTCTTCGCCCGGCCCGCGGGCCGGGCACCGGGTCGCCCGGCCTTTGGCCCTCGCCCTGGTCGCGCTCACCCTGTCGCAGGGGGCGATGGCCGGGCCGGCGGCGAAGAAGTCCCCCGACGAGCGGCCGGACTACACCGCCGCCCAGGCCGCGACCGCGCGGCCCGAGGGCTTGCCGGCCTCGGTGCGGATCGCGGGCGACGACGTCCGCGCGTTCCAGGCCCTGATCGATGGGGCGCCCCGCGCCGCCGATCCCTGGCTGGTGCTCTCCGGGGGCGGCGAGAACGGCGCCTTCGCCGCCGGTCTGCTGTCCGGCTGGTCGGAGCGCGGCGACCGCCCCGAATTCGGCGTCGTCACCGGCGTCTCGACCGGCGCGCTGATCGCGCCTTTCGCCTTCGCGGCGCCGACGATCGGGGCGAAGGCCGACGCGGCGCTCAAGGAGAACTACACCGAGATCTCGGCGGCCGACGTGTTCGAGTTCGGCGGCACGCGGGATTCGCTGACCGACACCTGGCCGCTCAAGGAGCGGATCGGGCGCGCGGTGACGCCGGCGCTGCTCAAGGCGGTGGCAGCCGAGCACGCCAAGGGCCGCCGCCTGCTGATCGTCACGACGCAGGTCGACAGCGAGCGGCCGGTCGTGTGGGACATGGGTGCGATCGCGAAGCGCGGCGCCGAGTCCGGCGACCCGCGGGCGCTGGCCCTGTTCCGCGCGATCGTGCTCGCCTCGACCGCGGTGCCCGGCGTGTTCCCGCCGGTGGCGATCCCCGCCGAACCGGCGGACGGGGCGGGCACGAAGGCCAAGCCCTTCGCGGAGCTGCACGACGATGGCGGGGCGATGGCCCCGTTCTACCTCGCGCCGGCCGCCGCCCTGGAGGGTGAGGCGCGGCTGCGCCTGCCGACGGACCGGGTCTACCTCGTCGTCAACAACCGGCTCGAACCGGAATTCCAGATGGCCTCGCGCACCACGCTCTCGGTGCTCGGCCGCACCATGTCGGCGGCGATCAAGGCGCAGACCCGCGCGGCGCTCGCGCTCTCCAAGGGCTATGCCGAGCGCACCGGCCTGGATCTGCGGATCGCGCTCATCGATGGGCGCTTCGCCAAGACCTCGGAGAAGCCGTTCGACCAGCCCTACATGCGGGCGCTGTTCGCCCACGGCGAAGCTCTTGCCCGCGACGGCAGCGCCTTCGTCCAGGCCCATCCGCCCGCGACCGCCCTGGGCCGGGAGCGGCGCGACGTGACGGAATCGACCGGCTCCGTCACGGCCTCGCGCTGA
- a CDS encoding HpcH/HpaI aldolase/citrate lyase family protein, with the protein MKLPRRFFQPLAAGAPEPFRELPIKLERMIHFVPPHNEKVRARVPELAKTVDVVLGNLEDAVPADQKEAARKGFVEMAKATDFAASGTGLWTRINALNSPWILDDLFTLVAEVGDKLDVVMVPKVEGPWDIHYIDQLLAQLEARHGVKKPILVHAILETAEGVANVDAIACASPRMHGMSLGPADLAASRGMKTTRVGGGHPDYRVLSDPKGDAERASAQQDLWHYTIARMVDACMANGIKAFYGPFGDFSDAAACEVQFRNAFLMGCAGAWTLHPSQVALAKTVFAPDPAEVNFASRIVEAMPDGTGAVMIDGKMQDDATWKQAKVIVDLARLVAEKDPDLAKVYNLP; encoded by the coding sequence ATGAAACTGCCGCGCCGCTTCTTCCAGCCGCTCGCCGCCGGTGCGCCCGAGCCCTTCCGCGAACTGCCGATCAAGCTCGAGCGGATGATCCATTTCGTGCCGCCGCACAACGAGAAGGTCCGCGCCCGCGTGCCGGAACTCGCCAAGACGGTCGACGTGGTGCTCGGCAACCTGGAGGACGCGGTGCCCGCCGACCAGAAGGAGGCGGCGCGCAAGGGCTTCGTCGAGATGGCCAAGGCCACCGATTTCGCGGCCTCCGGCACCGGCCTGTGGACCCGCATCAATGCCCTGAACTCGCCCTGGATCCTCGACGACCTGTTCACCCTCGTCGCCGAGGTGGGGGACAAGCTCGACGTGGTGATGGTGCCCAAGGTCGAGGGGCCCTGGGACATCCACTACATCGACCAGCTGCTGGCCCAGCTCGAGGCGCGCCACGGGGTCAAGAAGCCGATCCTCGTCCACGCCATCCTTGAGACGGCGGAGGGCGTGGCCAACGTCGATGCCATCGCCTGCGCCTCGCCGCGCATGCACGGCATGAGCCTCGGGCCCGCCGATCTCGCGGCGTCGCGCGGCATGAAGACCACCCGCGTCGGCGGCGGCCACCCGGATTACCGCGTCCTGTCCGACCCGAAGGGCGACGCCGAGCGCGCCTCCGCCCAGCAGGACCTGTGGCACTACACCATCGCCCGGATGGTCGATGCCTGCATGGCCAACGGCATCAAGGCGTTCTACGGCCCGTTCGGCGACTTCTCGGACGCGGCGGCCTGCGAGGTACAGTTCCGCAACGCCTTCCTGATGGGCTGCGCCGGCGCCTGGACCCTGCATCCGAGCCAGGTGGCCTTGGCCAAGACCGTGTTCGCCCCCGATCCCGCCGAGGTGAACTTCGCCTCCCGCATCGTCGAGGCGATGCCCGACGGCACCGGGGCGGTGATGATCGACGGCAAGATGCAGGACGACGCCACCTGGAAGCAGGCCAAGGTCATCGTCGATCTCGCCCGGCTGGTGGCCGAGAAGGATCCGGATCTGGCCAAGGTCTACAATCTGCCCTGA
- the hspQ gene encoding heat shock protein HspQ, translating into MTQTSMRTAKFGLGAVVRHRIYPFRGVVFDVDPEFANTEEWWLAIPEDVRPRKDQPFYHLLAENADSEYVAYVSEQNLVPDTSGEALRHAGISEVFERSADGAYRMRIGHAN; encoded by the coding sequence ATGACCCAGACCAGCATGAGAACCGCCAAATTCGGCCTCGGGGCGGTGGTCCGGCACCGGATCTACCCGTTCCGCGGCGTCGTGTTCGACGTCGATCCGGAATTCGCCAACACCGAGGAATGGTGGCTCGCGATTCCGGAAGACGTCCGGCCGCGCAAGGACCAGCCCTTCTACCACCTGCTCGCCGAGAACGCGGACAGCGAGTACGTCGCCTACGTCTCGGAGCAGAACCTCGTGCCCGACACCTCCGGCGAGGCCCTGCGCCATGCGGGCATCAGCGAGGTGTTCGAGCGCAGCGCCGACGGCGCCTACCGCATGCGGATCGGCCACGCGAACTGA
- a CDS encoding GGDEF domain-containing protein: protein MDVVTMLFMSLVAAAAAAGFLAFEWLTLRNRVLLFWSAGFAVIVLGSSLSLLRATSFLVGVWFANGLLVVAHLLFLFGVARFTGRRVAPLWWALLLPWAGLLLLPAGLDPTPVYAIVNSALVAGVSLRAAHGLLSRAGAPFAERTAASDGFGFIFAVHGAFYAAKTLLVPLPGAFVSIVGFKGVLIQVSLVEGIVVEVLLALAMAAAVRRRREEAMAALAERDALTGLYNRRAFTSRANAALGAMAARPRPGALLLLDIDRFKTVNDSFGHATGDRLLVVLAEVLAETLAEAPEAGLAREAIPARLGGDEFVILGPGLDEAAVRDLGAAIGARMARDSRRHLPAGATVSIGAALFTGGSAKLDTALEALTALADAALYEAKHQGRNRLQVRRSVPPAPERGSGHRQPDTAPSPLSSGKGCCA from the coding sequence ATGGACGTGGTCACCATGCTGTTCATGAGCCTCGTGGCGGCCGCCGCCGCCGCGGGCTTCCTGGCGTTCGAGTGGCTGACCCTGCGCAACCGGGTGCTGCTGTTCTGGAGCGCCGGCTTCGCCGTGATCGTTCTCGGCAGTTCGCTGTCGCTGCTGCGCGCCACCTCCTTCCTCGTCGGGGTCTGGTTCGCCAACGGCCTGCTCGTCGTGGCCCATCTCCTGTTCCTGTTCGGCGTCGCGCGCTTCACCGGGCGGCGGGTCGCACCGCTCTGGTGGGCCCTGCTGCTGCCCTGGGCCGGGCTCCTGCTCCTGCCCGCGGGCCTCGACCCCACCCCCGTCTACGCGATCGTGAACTCCGCCCTCGTCGCCGGGGTCTCGCTGAGGGCCGCCCACGGCCTGCTGTCCCGGGCGGGCGCGCCATTCGCGGAGAGGACCGCGGCCTCGGACGGCTTCGGCTTCATCTTCGCCGTTCACGGCGCCTTCTACGCCGCCAAGACACTGCTGGTGCCGCTGCCCGGCGCCTTCGTCAGCATCGTCGGCTTCAAGGGCGTGCTGATCCAGGTCTCGCTGGTGGAGGGCATCGTCGTCGAGGTGCTGCTCGCCCTGGCGATGGCCGCCGCGGTGCGTCGGCGCCGCGAGGAGGCGATGGCGGCGCTCGCCGAGCGCGACGCCCTCACCGGCCTCTACAATCGCCGCGCCTTCACGAGCCGGGCGAATGCGGCCCTCGGCGCGATGGCCGCGCGGCCCCGGCCGGGGGCGCTGCTGCTGCTCGACATCGACCGGTTCAAGACGGTCAACGACAGCTTCGGCCATGCCACCGGCGATCGCCTCCTCGTGGTGCTCGCGGAGGTGCTGGCGGAAACCTTGGCGGAAGCGCCCGAAGCCGGCCTGGCGCGGGAGGCGATCCCGGCACGGCTCGGCGGCGACGAGTTCGTGATCCTGGGGCCGGGGCTGGACGAGGCGGCGGTTCGCGACCTCGGCGCGGCGATCGGCGCCCGCATGGCCCGCGACAGTCGCCGGCATCTGCCGGCCGGCGCCACGGTCAGCATCGGCGCCGCCCTGTTCACCGGCGGCTCGGCCAAGCTCGACACAGCGCTCGAGGCCCTGACGGCCCTGGCGGACGCGGCGCTCTACGAGGCGAAGCACCAGGGTCGCAACCGGCTGCAGGTCCGTCGCTCGGTGCCGCCGGCTCCGGAGCGCGGTTCCGGGCACCGCCAGCCGGACACGGCGCCGTCCCCGCTCTCCTCCGGGAAGGGCTGCTGCGCCTGA